In a single window of the Methylococcus sp. Mc7 genome:
- a CDS encoding GvpL/GvpF family gas vesicle protein gives MARSHSKAAQGVYLYAVSKASVRIDEPLAGIAGGSVYALVEGDLAAILSDVDQDKIRPERRNIAAHQDVLRRLTAADTVLPMAFGTV, from the coding sequence GTGGCTAGATCCCATTCGAAGGCAGCGCAAGGCGTTTATCTCTATGCCGTTTCGAAGGCGTCGGTCCGCATCGACGAACCGCTTGCGGGGATCGCCGGAGGCTCCGTTTATGCCCTGGTGGAAGGCGATCTGGCCGCGATCCTGAGCGACGTGGATCAAGACAAGATCCGTCCGGAGCGCCGCAACATCGCCGCTCATCAAGATGTCCTTCGGCGCTTGACGGCTGCCGATACCGTTCTTCCGATGGCTTTTGGAACGGTGTAA
- the tnpB gene encoding IS66 family insertion sequence element accessory protein TnpB (TnpB, as the term is used for proteins encoded by IS66 family insertion elements, is considered an accessory protein, since TnpC, encoded by a neighboring gene, is a DDE family transposase.), whose protein sequence is MLATLLSATTVYVVAEPCDLRKSIDGLALAVESSLGHSPLSGSVFVFFNRGRDKVKLLWWDRHGFWLAYKRLEKGRFRNPVQGTISRSDLLLLLEGVDLSVVRLREVRAGRVG, encoded by the coding sequence ATGCTGGCGACGCTGCTGAGTGCGACGACGGTGTATGTGGTTGCCGAACCCTGCGATCTGCGCAAGTCCATCGATGGTTTGGCGCTGGCGGTGGAGAGCAGCCTGGGGCATTCGCCGTTGTCGGGTTCGGTGTTCGTGTTCTTCAACCGGGGCCGGGACAAGGTGAAGCTGTTGTGGTGGGATCGTCATGGTTTCTGGCTGGCCTACAAGCGGCTGGAGAAAGGCCGCTTCCGCAATCCGGTTCAGGGGACGATTTCGCGCTCGGACCTGCTGCTGTTGCTGGAAGGCGTGGACTTGTCGGTGGTGCGTTTGCGGGAGGTTCGGGCCGGCCGGGTCGGGTGA
- a CDS encoding IS66 family transposase, with protein sequence MAAMNAAALAEENRTLKATLAQREARIERLEFDLAQLKKLLFGARSEKLKTLPDSEQLPLSAEVPEDAPVASPVEFKTVVQSPVKNPPKRTALPEHLPREIVVLPLSAEDRRCPECGEERPVIGYESSERLDYLPATLKVVETRREKCACSKCQGQLTTVPAKPEIIEGGIPLPGLLAHLLMAKYGYHLPLYRIEQIFAHQGVPIARTTLCDWVIQSGWQLKPLAERMLALLKQQPVIFSDDTTVAVQDRGKTRETRFWVYAGHSPPIVVYDHTETRAGKHPKAKLEGYRGYLQADAYAGYDQIFAAGKVLEVACWAHARRKFFDIARQAEAGKRISAHEALEFIGRLYAIEREAKEQQLDAEGIRKLRQQQARPILAEFKAWLEDRLRQLAPKTPTAQAIGYALKNWPALERYTEDGRLEIDNNRSERAIRPLTIGRKNWLFLGSPKGGQVAATVFSLIQTCKELGINPEAYLKDVLTRLPSTKQKDIDSLLPHNCKLPGA encoded by the coding sequence ATGGCAGCCATGAATGCCGCCGCTCTCGCCGAAGAAAATCGTACGCTGAAGGCCACCCTGGCCCAGCGCGAGGCGCGCATCGAACGGCTGGAATTCGACCTGGCACAGCTGAAGAAGCTGCTGTTCGGCGCTCGCTCCGAGAAGCTCAAAACGCTCCCCGACAGTGAACAACTGCCGCTGTCGGCGGAAGTGCCCGAGGACGCCCCCGTCGCCAGTCCGGTGGAGTTCAAGACGGTGGTGCAATCGCCGGTCAAGAATCCGCCCAAACGCACCGCGCTGCCGGAGCATCTGCCGCGCGAGATCGTGGTGTTGCCGCTGTCGGCGGAAGATCGCCGGTGTCCTGAATGCGGCGAAGAGCGGCCGGTGATCGGCTACGAAAGTTCCGAGCGGCTGGACTACCTACCGGCCACCCTCAAGGTGGTCGAGACCCGCCGGGAAAAATGCGCCTGTTCCAAGTGCCAGGGGCAGCTGACCACGGTGCCGGCGAAGCCTGAGATTATCGAAGGGGGCATCCCGCTGCCGGGTCTTCTGGCGCATCTGCTGATGGCCAAATACGGCTATCACCTGCCCCTCTACCGCATCGAGCAAATTTTTGCCCACCAGGGTGTGCCCATTGCCCGCACCACGTTGTGCGACTGGGTCATCCAGAGCGGCTGGCAACTGAAACCCTTGGCTGAGCGGATGCTGGCGTTGCTCAAGCAGCAGCCGGTGATCTTCTCGGACGACACCACTGTGGCCGTGCAGGACCGCGGCAAGACGCGGGAGACGCGGTTTTGGGTCTACGCCGGCCACTCCCCGCCGATCGTCGTCTACGATCACACCGAAACCCGGGCGGGCAAACATCCCAAGGCCAAACTGGAAGGCTACCGCGGCTACCTGCAGGCGGACGCCTATGCCGGTTACGACCAGATCTTCGCCGCAGGCAAGGTCCTGGAAGTGGCCTGCTGGGCGCATGCGCGCCGCAAGTTCTTCGACATCGCCCGCCAAGCGGAGGCTGGCAAGCGCATCAGCGCCCACGAGGCCTTGGAATTCATCGGCCGGCTCTATGCCATCGAACGGGAAGCCAAGGAACAGCAACTCGACGCCGAAGGCATCCGCAAGCTGCGGCAGCAACAGGCGCGGCCGATCCTGGCCGAGTTCAAGGCCTGGCTCGAAGACCGGCTGCGCCAGTTAGCGCCCAAGACGCCCACGGCCCAAGCCATCGGCTATGCCCTCAAGAACTGGCCGGCGCTGGAGCGCTACACCGAAGACGGCCGCCTGGAAATCGACAACAACCGGAGCGAACGGGCCATCCGCCCCCTCACCATCGGCCGCAAGAATTGGCTGTTTCTCGGCTCGCCCAAGGGCGGCCAGGTCGCCGCCACGGTGTTCAGCCTGATCCAGACCTGCAAGGAGCTGGGCATCAATCCGGAGGCCTATCTGAAGGATGTCCTCACCCGCCTGCCTTCCACCAAGCAGAAGGACATCGACAGCCTGCTACCTCACAATTGCAAGCTGCCCGGGGCGTAA
- a CDS encoding GvpL/GvpF family gas vesicle protein, producing the protein MSSPACLPPSRRTSTACYLTIASCPGRNEPPPNRSPLRPQDRAPPNAYFGTVAESRKAVSKMLKTYQSRLVKQLRELGGKVEMGLRVALDAPDVYEYLIAQSPEILALRDQMALRGGGAHSEKIELGRQFAELLEDTRSASFEKIEAALAPFCFEIHSNTVKGDKEIANLAFLVDREKLPEFERGVEKIADEFDDRFTFQYSGPWAPYNFVNMELDL; encoded by the coding sequence ATGTCCTCACCCGCCTGCCTTCCACCAAGCAGAAGGACATCGACAGCCTGCTACCTCACAATTGCAAGCTGCCCGGGGCGTAACGAGCCGCCACCTAACCGTTCGCCACTGAGACCACAAGACCGGGCACCGCCGAACGCTTACTTTGGAACGGTTGCAGAGAGCCGGAAAGCGGTCAGCAAGATGCTGAAAACTTATCAGTCACGGTTAGTCAAACAGCTGCGTGAGCTCGGTGGCAAAGTGGAAATGGGCTTGCGGGTAGCGCTCGATGCGCCGGATGTCTACGAATATCTAATTGCACAATCGCCAGAAATCCTTGCGCTGCGTGACCAGATGGCGCTCAGGGGTGGAGGGGCGCACAGTGAGAAGATTGAGTTGGGACGGCAATTTGCGGAACTGCTCGAGGATACAAGAAGCGCGTCATTTGAAAAAATTGAGGCGGCCCTGGCACCGTTTTGTTTCGAGATTCATTCCAACACGGTCAAGGGCGATAAAGAGATCGCTAACCTTGCCTTTCTGGTTGACCGGGAAAAACTCCCTGAGTTCGAACGGGGGGTTGAAAAGATAGCCGATGAATTTGATGATCGTTTTACATTTCAATATAGCGGGCCTTGGGCACCCTATAACTTCGTAAACATGGAACTAGACTTGTAG
- a CDS encoding gas vesicle protein GvpG translates to MLVVDNLAFAPVRGLMWVFREVQKAAEQALRDEYETITSELGRLHLMLERQEISEQEFDRREKQLLDRMDELEEQGYGRSSEH, encoded by the coding sequence ATGTTAGTGGTCGACAATTTGGCGTTCGCCCCTGTGAGGGGGCTCATGTGGGTATTTCGCGAGGTGCAGAAGGCTGCGGAACAGGCCTTGCGGGATGAATATGAAACCATAACCTCGGAACTTGGCCGCTTGCACCTGATGCTGGAGCGGCAGGAAATTTCCGAACAAGAGTTTGACCGGCGTGAAAAGCAACTCCTCGACCGGATGGATGAACTGGAGGAGCAGGGCTATGGCCGGTCCAGCGAGCACTAG
- a CDS encoding gas vesicle protein: MAGPASTRRVIAESGPDLPGSVRKYGTAAPASLCDALDRLLTTGVVVVADATLTVADIDLLRLQCQIVVSSAEESRGPL; the protein is encoded by the coding sequence ATGGCCGGTCCAGCGAGCACTAGGCGAGTGATCGCCGAATCCGGCCCGGATCTCCCGGGGTCCGTTCGGAAATACGGTACCGCCGCTCCCGCGTCGTTGTGCGACGCCTTAGACAGATTGTTGACCACGGGTGTCGTGGTGGTTGCCGACGCGACGTTGACGGTGGCGGACATAGACCTGCTTCGGCTCCAGTGTCAGATCGTTGTCAGCTCTGCCGAGGAAAGTCGGGGCCCGCTGTGA
- a CDS encoding gas vesicle protein K has protein sequence MSHSIRIALSAVGEEGAAEGVAPEQQVPDIQLGGEKAAKGLAQLVLSLVKLLHELLERQALRRVESGGLSDEEIERLGQALMQQTQEIDRLCDVLGLEPEELNLDLGPLGRLFD, from the coding sequence GTGAGCCACAGCATCCGAATCGCTCTTTCGGCCGTCGGGGAGGAGGGCGCTGCTGAAGGAGTGGCGCCTGAGCAGCAGGTCCCAGATATTCAGCTTGGCGGGGAAAAAGCGGCAAAAGGTCTGGCACAGTTGGTTCTGAGCCTGGTCAAGCTGCTCCACGAGCTGCTCGAGCGGCAAGCTTTGAGGCGGGTGGAATCAGGGGGACTGAGCGACGAAGAGATTGAGCGCTTAGGACAGGCCCTGATGCAGCAGACACAGGAAATCGATCGGCTCTGCGACGTATTGGGTCTCGAGCCGGAAGAGTTGAATCTTGACCTGGGGCCTCTAGGGCGCCTTTTCGACTAG
- a CDS encoding gas vesicle protein: MPIQQRKLQHATNTTSLGDLLERILDKGVVIAGDIRINLVQVELLTIQLRLVVCSVDRAKEIGLDWWNDHPAFQRAHRDERSVLDALTRLEQRLSGMEERFSGLAAIEGRESIEPPQGNVLGA; the protein is encoded by the coding sequence ATGCCTATTCAGCAACGCAAGCTGCAGCATGCTACCAACACCACGTCTCTGGGGGACCTCCTGGAACGCATTCTCGACAAAGGAGTCGTCATTGCGGGGGACATCCGGATCAACCTGGTGCAAGTCGAGCTTCTTACCATTCAATTGCGCCTCGTGGTGTGTTCCGTCGATAGGGCTAAGGAAATCGGCTTGGATTGGTGGAATGACCACCCGGCATTCCAGCGCGCCCACCGCGATGAGCGGTCCGTTCTGGACGCGCTTACACGCCTCGAACAGCGGCTGTCGGGCATGGAAGAGAGGTTTTCAGGTTTGGCAGCAATCGAGGGCCGAGAGTCAATCGAGCCGCCCCAAGGAAACGTGTTGGGCGCTTAG
- a CDS encoding sigma-54 dependent transcriptional regulator: protein MSDTARDILIVDDEPAICNLLARLIRKEGLCAEVAHSGLSALDAIHKSPPDLLLLDYRLPDMTGQDVMREARLILPELPVVVITAYASVQTAVDSMRAGAVDFLAKPFDHKKLLSIIRSTLARQEASHSPSVAHRLTTEGEIHSGLQDSMGPSRVIRELAQQVERVAASNFNVLLVGETGTGKELVSQAIHRSSSRRKGPFVPVDCGALPDQLLESELFGHEKGAFTGAVHRKPGKFEQANGGTLFLDEISNLSWTAQGKLLRAIQERVIYRLGGTEPIRVNVRLIAACNQDLTFAAERGEFRSDLFFRLNEFMLRLPALRDRREDISHLAQRFLKETNQELGRAVQGFSAEAVDRMHCYNWPGNVRQLRNVVRQAVLMADEYVELHHMSLLDSSIVLASSLTNLDVGCDKEWLDMPLKEVVRREVAQIERKILVNALRHTTGNKLKAAQLLCIDYKTLLNKVKEYSIDIGYN, encoded by the coding sequence ATGAGCGACACCGCCAGGGATATCCTGATCGTCGATGACGAACCTGCCATTTGCAACCTCCTTGCGCGTTTGATCAGGAAAGAAGGCTTGTGTGCGGAGGTTGCACATTCCGGTCTTTCGGCATTGGATGCCATCCACAAATCGCCGCCGGATCTGTTGCTCCTCGATTACCGGCTACCGGACATGACGGGGCAGGATGTCATGCGTGAGGCGCGGCTTATCTTGCCGGAATTGCCGGTCGTCGTGATTACGGCTTATGCCAGTGTTCAGACCGCCGTCGATTCAATGCGCGCCGGAGCGGTTGATTTTCTTGCCAAGCCGTTCGATCACAAAAAACTGTTGAGCATTATTCGTTCAACGTTGGCCAGACAAGAAGCTTCGCATTCTCCGTCGGTAGCTCACCGATTGACCACCGAGGGCGAAATACATTCGGGACTCCAGGATTCCATGGGGCCAAGCCGGGTAATCCGGGAACTGGCGCAACAAGTGGAGCGAGTCGCAGCTTCGAACTTCAACGTGTTGCTCGTCGGAGAAACCGGGACGGGCAAGGAGCTCGTGTCCCAGGCTATTCACCGATCCAGTTCCAGGAGGAAAGGACCATTCGTCCCTGTCGATTGCGGCGCATTGCCGGATCAGCTCCTGGAAAGCGAACTGTTCGGTCATGAAAAAGGAGCTTTTACCGGCGCCGTCCACCGCAAGCCGGGCAAGTTTGAACAGGCGAACGGTGGCACCTTGTTCCTGGACGAGATTTCCAATCTATCCTGGACAGCGCAAGGCAAGTTGTTGCGGGCGATTCAGGAGCGCGTCATTTACCGCCTTGGCGGTACGGAACCGATACGCGTCAATGTACGCTTGATTGCAGCGTGCAATCAGGATCTGACCTTCGCAGCAGAACGGGGGGAGTTCCGCTCCGATCTTTTCTTTCGTCTGAATGAGTTCATGTTGCGGCTTCCAGCGCTACGCGACCGGCGTGAAGATATCAGCCATCTGGCTCAGCGTTTCCTGAAAGAGACGAATCAGGAACTGGGCAGGGCTGTCCAGGGTTTTAGCGCCGAGGCGGTAGATCGCATGCATTGCTATAACTGGCCGGGAAATGTGAGGCAGTTACGCAACGTCGTCCGGCAAGCAGTTCTGATGGCCGATGAATATGTGGAGTTGCACCACATGAGTCTTCTGGACTCGTCGATCGTCCTTGCTTCGTCATTGACGAATCTGGACGTGGGATGCGACAAGGAATGGCTGGACATGCCGCTGAAAGAGGTTGTGCGGCGGGAGGTTGCCCAAATCGAAAGGAAAATCCTGGTAAATGCCTTACGCCATACCACTGGCAACAAGCTCAAGGCGGCCCAGCTTCTTTGCATCGATTACAAGACCCTGCTCAACAAGGTCAAGGAATATTCCATAGACATCGGCTACAACTGA
- the gvpH gene encoding gas vesicle protein GvpH, with amino-acid sequence MSKKKEGLTGGEALEGIVSGLTGLVDKLNELAKTGKELHELGDIAGSGKDKALRAVYGLKVKVGLGEEGPKVEPFGNIRGDQEHGFTVTPEVSEPIVDVFEESDHTLVVAEMPGIGLEDVSVEIADDILTLDAASGAKKYHKEILLPRTYERDRLRLSCNNGILEIKCLNE; translated from the coding sequence ATGAGTAAGAAGAAGGAAGGACTCACTGGTGGAGAAGCACTGGAGGGTATTGTCTCCGGCCTGACGGGCTTGGTGGACAAGCTGAACGAGTTGGCCAAGACGGGCAAGGAGTTGCATGAATTAGGGGACATAGCCGGAAGCGGAAAAGATAAGGCGTTACGCGCCGTCTATGGTCTGAAAGTGAAAGTAGGACTGGGTGAGGAAGGCCCCAAGGTAGAGCCGTTCGGTAATATCCGGGGTGATCAGGAGCATGGTTTTACCGTAACTCCCGAGGTGTCCGAGCCCATCGTGGATGTATTCGAAGAATCCGACCACACCCTGGTCGTGGCTGAAATGCCGGGAATTGGCCTCGAAGATGTCAGCGTCGAGATAGCGGACGACATATTGACCTTGGACGCGGCCAGCGGTGCGAAGAAATATCACAAGGAAATCCTGCTGCCACGGACCTATGAGCGCGATCGTTTGCGGCTTTCCTGCAACAACGGGATACTCGAAATCAAGTGCTTGAATGAGTGA
- a CDS encoding CDC48 family AAA ATPase — protein sequence MSDDEPNLDKFKVAEALPKDVGRAIARLDPMDIERLGVEVGDIIEVSGKRATVCRVMPAYKEMRGQGRIQLDGLSRINAKVGLDESVTLRQVSCPMAEQIVVAPVNATPKQGDLEYIAARMDGLPVVGGDRIRINLFGSRAVEFTVADTKPKGPVLIGPPTHLVLEQPRTGGVARTEQAAAQRLSYEDIGGLKPQLHRIREMIELPLRHPEVFERLGIDAPKGVLLYGPPGCGKTLIARAIAQETEANFFVISGPEIIHKFYGESEAHLRKVFDEASRKGPSIIFLDEIDAIAPKREQVVGEVEKRVVAQLLALMDGLNRRPNLIVIAATNLPNVLDPALRRPGRFDREIAIPIPDRFGRNEILEIHSRGMPLADDVDLSHLADITHGYVGADLEALCREAAMSCLRGLIQEIDFGLQTIPYEKLQGLEISMEDFLSALREVEPSAVREVFVEMPSIGWQDVGGLDSVKERLIEAVIWPLKFADIFEQAGTRPPKGILLAGPPGCGKTMLAKALANESQVNFIPVKGPELLSKFVGESERAVREIFHKAKQAAPCIIFFDEIDALLPARGTGGTDAHVTERVLSQFLVEFDGVEELKGVLVLGATNRPDILDPAVVRPGRFDEIIEIPVAGDADRAEIFSVHLKDKPLAEGIDVVSLAAKCAGFSGARVAAVCQHAALRAVRRAVRSRQLEAEAPIEVKIEAADLEAALAEEAGVR from the coding sequence ATGAGCGATGACGAACCAAACCTAGATAAGTTCAAAGTCGCTGAGGCCCTGCCCAAGGATGTGGGGCGCGCTATCGCCCGCCTTGACCCTATGGATATCGAAAGGCTGGGTGTCGAGGTTGGCGACATCATCGAGGTCAGCGGCAAGCGTGCTACCGTCTGCCGGGTCATGCCCGCGTACAAAGAGATGCGGGGTCAGGGGCGAATTCAACTGGATGGATTGAGCCGTATAAACGCCAAGGTCGGTTTGGACGAATCGGTGACGTTGCGGCAGGTTTCCTGTCCGATGGCCGAGCAGATCGTCGTGGCACCGGTAAACGCCACACCGAAACAGGGAGATTTGGAATACATCGCTGCGCGTATGGATGGGCTGCCTGTGGTCGGCGGAGATCGTATTCGCATCAATCTTTTCGGCAGTCGTGCAGTTGAGTTTACGGTGGCGGACACGAAGCCGAAAGGTCCGGTATTGATCGGTCCACCTACCCACTTGGTGTTGGAGCAGCCCCGGACCGGCGGCGTTGCGAGAACCGAGCAAGCCGCGGCTCAACGTTTGTCCTATGAAGATATCGGTGGCCTGAAGCCCCAGTTGCACCGTATTCGGGAAATGATCGAATTGCCACTCCGCCATCCCGAGGTCTTTGAACGGCTCGGCATCGACGCGCCGAAAGGTGTGCTTCTGTATGGGCCTCCCGGCTGCGGCAAGACATTGATTGCGCGGGCTATTGCCCAGGAGACGGAAGCAAACTTCTTCGTAATCAGCGGGCCGGAAATCATTCATAAATTCTACGGGGAAAGCGAAGCACACCTGCGAAAGGTGTTCGATGAAGCGTCGCGCAAAGGGCCGAGCATCATTTTTCTGGACGAAATTGACGCTATCGCGCCTAAGCGCGAGCAGGTCGTCGGGGAAGTGGAAAAGCGTGTGGTGGCCCAGTTGCTCGCGCTGATGGATGGATTGAACCGCCGTCCCAATCTGATCGTCATCGCCGCCACCAACTTGCCCAATGTACTGGATCCCGCACTCCGTCGCCCCGGGCGGTTCGATCGGGAAATCGCCATTCCCATCCCCGATCGCTTCGGACGAAACGAGATCCTGGAAATCCACAGTCGAGGGATGCCGCTGGCCGATGACGTCGATCTGTCTCATCTCGCAGATATCACCCACGGCTACGTCGGGGCGGACCTGGAAGCACTGTGCCGTGAGGCGGCCATGAGCTGCCTGCGGGGACTAATCCAGGAAATCGATTTCGGCTTGCAGACCATCCCCTACGAGAAGCTGCAGGGGCTTGAGATATCCATGGAAGATTTTCTTTCGGCTTTGAGGGAAGTTGAACCCTCGGCTGTGCGTGAAGTCTTCGTGGAAATGCCAAGTATAGGCTGGCAGGACGTAGGCGGTTTGGATTCGGTAAAAGAACGCCTCATCGAAGCTGTGATCTGGCCACTGAAGTTTGCCGATATTTTCGAGCAGGCAGGCACTCGTCCGCCTAAAGGCATCTTGCTGGCCGGTCCTCCGGGTTGTGGTAAAACCATGCTGGCGAAGGCACTGGCGAACGAGAGCCAAGTCAATTTCATCCCCGTCAAGGGACCGGAACTGCTCTCCAAGTTCGTAGGCGAGTCAGAAAGGGCGGTGCGCGAGATTTTCCACAAAGCCAAGCAGGCAGCCCCTTGCATCATATTCTTCGACGAAATAGACGCTTTGTTGCCGGCTCGTGGCACGGGGGGGACGGATGCTCACGTCACCGAAAGGGTGTTGAGCCAGTTTCTCGTCGAGTTCGACGGCGTCGAAGAGCTGAAGGGAGTGCTTGTGCTGGGTGCGACCAATCGTCCGGATATTCTCGATCCGGCCGTAGTCAGGCCGGGTCGCTTCGATGAAATCATCGAGATTCCCGTCGCGGGGGATGCCGATCGGGCAGAGATCTTTTCCGTGCATCTCAAGGATAAGCCCCTGGCCGAGGGCATCGATGTCGTGTCCCTTGCTGCAAAGTGTGCGGGTTTCAGTGGAGCCCGCGTCGCTGCCGTGTGTCAGCATGCCGCGCTTAGGGCGGTCAGGCGCGCGGTGAGAAGCCGACAACTCGAGGCCGAGGCGCCCATCGAAGTAAAGATCGAGGCCGCGGACTTGGAAGCTGCGCTGGCAGAGGAGGCAGGGGTAAGATGA
- a CDS encoding GvpL/GvpF family gas vesicle protein: MSAALYLYCLTPQPALKDLYQCEFPNLLGPVHWEACGEIGAVLSRIENVEGWVSDDLFADADWATHRALHHARVIELVWSKVPVYPAQFGTLYGSLDSLKSVLVREHASLDRFFRATAGMAEWDIKVFFNPSKAQDKWVQDHMNMESDVIGCLSGGKRYLVEQRLRRDAKYSVVSDYKTLCVRILEELTHDAAGVCGRALPPLEDSDKQPLGHWAALWPATFSSEIDERMGEARAAHRPLGIDVQWSGPWPPYSFRSMLTLD, from the coding sequence ATGAGCGCCGCTCTTTATCTTTACTGTTTGACGCCGCAGCCGGCGCTTAAAGATCTTTACCAATGCGAGTTCCCAAATCTGCTTGGTCCTGTTCACTGGGAGGCCTGTGGCGAAATAGGAGCGGTGTTAAGCCGTATTGAAAATGTAGAGGGCTGGGTCAGCGACGATTTGTTTGCCGATGCTGACTGGGCCACACATCGCGCCTTGCATCATGCAAGGGTTATCGAGTTGGTATGGTCCAAAGTTCCAGTCTATCCGGCCCAATTCGGGACCTTGTACGGGTCCCTCGACTCCCTTAAGAGCGTGCTTGTCCGGGAACACGCGAGTCTTGACAGATTTTTTCGGGCCACTGCGGGGATGGCGGAATGGGACATCAAAGTATTCTTTAATCCCAGCAAAGCCCAGGACAAATGGGTTCAGGATCACATGAACATGGAGAGTGATGTCATTGGGTGTTTGTCCGGCGGGAAACGTTATCTCGTTGAACAGCGATTGCGCCGGGATGCGAAATACAGCGTAGTCTCAGATTATAAAACGCTTTGTGTACGCATATTGGAGGAGCTGACACATGATGCTGCCGGCGTTTGTGGCCGGGCTCTCCCTCCGCTGGAGGACTCCGACAAGCAACCTTTGGGCCACTGGGCAGCCCTGTGGCCGGCGACATTTTCGTCCGAAATCGACGAACGCATGGGAGAAGCGCGAGCAGCACATCGGCCTTTAGGAATTGACGTGCAATGGAGTGGCCCGTGGCCTCCCTACAGTTTCCGATCCATGCTGACCTTAGACTAA
- a CDS encoding PAS domain-containing sensor histidine kinase gives MVGQSDNSRFIDSARGALEMPSHEIYSKLYAMLVDAIPSSVLLVDREFRILSTNRNFLERSRRSSADTLGRKLHDVFPPGILDHTNILFRIQQAFSTNVSSHGERITYRAPGLPMRFYYYRIVPFMWDGSVESVLLLLDDVTEQVLLSEEVRRVERHLASVVESARDIVLSVTIDGRILTWNTAAEQLSGYSLQEVRDRHFIEYCASQHRTEVEAAFETLKAGRSIRSQIGEWHLITRTGAALPVSWVCSPMRTDGGETTGIVAVGRDLTEYRKLEMQLVQSQKLAALGVMAGGIAHEIRNPLAICYSAAQFLMEDDITDEFRRECVEDIRTGINKTSVIIENLLRFARPTTRTDLAPIDLVPVIEETLQLIINQAKVQGIALHWEIPPSPVLVKGIANLIQQVLINILLNAINAMPDGGTMKLRLEQDARDIRIRVTDTGCGIPESDIDKIFDPFYTTSAAGKGTGLGLSICYSIVKEHGGKIDVQSAIDGGSEFTVYLPRLDAAGYMSSCK, from the coding sequence ATGGTCGGCCAGAGCGATAACTCCCGCTTTATCGATTCAGCCCGCGGCGCATTGGAAATGCCGTCGCACGAGATATATTCAAAGCTTTACGCGATGCTGGTCGATGCTATCCCATCCTCCGTGCTGCTGGTTGATCGAGAATTCCGTATCTTATCCACCAATCGGAATTTCCTTGAAAGGAGCAGGCGTTCTTCTGCCGATACACTCGGTCGAAAACTTCACGACGTCTTTCCGCCTGGGATTCTGGATCACACCAATATTCTGTTCAGGATACAGCAGGCCTTTTCCACCAATGTGTCCAGTCATGGGGAAAGAATTACCTATCGCGCACCGGGTCTGCCAATGCGGTTTTATTATTATCGCATTGTGCCGTTCATGTGGGATGGGAGCGTGGAAAGTGTCCTGCTCTTGCTGGACGACGTTACCGAGCAGGTGCTCTTGAGCGAAGAGGTGCGGCGCGTGGAACGCCACTTGGCTAGCGTCGTGGAAAGTGCGCGCGACATCGTTCTCTCGGTGACGATCGATGGTCGAATACTGACCTGGAATACCGCAGCTGAGCAGCTTTCCGGATATTCCTTGCAGGAAGTCCGAGACCGCCATTTCATTGAATATTGCGCTTCGCAGCATAGGACAGAGGTCGAGGCGGCATTCGAAACGCTAAAGGCGGGACGATCCATCCGTTCTCAAATAGGTGAATGGCATTTGATAACCAGGACTGGAGCGGCGCTTCCAGTTTCCTGGGTCTGTTCGCCGATGCGTACCGACGGCGGCGAAACCACCGGTATCGTTGCAGTAGGGAGAGATCTCACCGAATACAGGAAGCTGGAAATGCAGTTGGTCCAGTCTCAGAAGCTTGCCGCACTGGGGGTCATGGCTGGCGGTATTGCACACGAAATAAGAAATCCCTTGGCGATTTGTTATTCGGCAGCCCAGTTCCTCATGGAAGACGATATTACGGACGAATTTCGCCGGGAGTGTGTCGAAGATATCCGCACTGGAATAAACAAGACCTCGGTCATCATCGAGAATTTGTTGCGTTTTGCCCGCCCCACTACCCGAACGGATCTGGCTCCGATCGACCTGGTACCGGTTATTGAGGAAACGCTTCAGTTGATAATCAACCAAGCCAAGGTTCAAGGTATTGCGCTTCATTGGGAAATTCCTCCATCACCCGTCTTGGTTAAAGGCATAGCCAACCTGATTCAACAAGTACTGATTAACATCTTGTTGAATGCCATCAATGCCATGCCTGATGGCGGTACGATGAAGTTGCGACTGGAACAGGATGCCCGGGATATTCGTATCAGGGTTACAGATACGGGTTGCGGTATACCGGAGTCGGACATCGACAAAATTTTCGATCCTTTTTATACCACTTCGGCGGCAGGAAAAGGTACAGGCCTCGGTCTGTCGATTTGCTACTCCATTGTGAAGGAACATGGAGGAAAAATCGATGTCCAGAGTGCCATCGACGGAGGTAGCGAGTTTACCGTATACCTCCCGCGATTGGACGCTGCAGGATATATGTCATCCTGTAAATAA